In the genome of Polaribacter atrinae, one region contains:
- a CDS encoding sugar MFS transporter, with protein MTDQKSYRSAFILLTVLFFLWGFITVLVDSLIPRLRELFTLTYFQAGLVQFAFFGAYFLLSIPVSYILSKIGYKKGIILGLSTMALGCLLFYPAASYREFGIFMLAYFILAAGMTVLQVAANPFVAVLGSEDGASSRLNLSQAFNSLGTAVAPAVGALFILSDVIKTKDEIAELEGAAKEAYLTTEAAAVQTPFLGLAVFIGVIAIIFLFAKLPNMISETSSGTYREAFKNKKLMQGVLGLFFYVGAEVAIGSYLVNYFLDMNLVSVIKENGFMRTIAEGILNSGLVERDDKAVVGVFVTFYWSGAMIGRFAGAYLTRIIKPGKVLAIFATISISLIILSVSTVGLVSMWSILAVGLFNSIMFPTIFTLAIDGIGHLKPKASGLLCTAIVGGAIIPPMFGFLTDYIAFKNALLLIILCYAYIVWFGYKNGKAQVAVV; from the coding sequence ATGACGGATCAAAAATCCTATCGCTCAGCATTTATCTTATTAACGGTGTTATTTTTCCTTTGGGGATTTATCACTGTACTCGTAGATAGTTTGATTCCTCGTTTACGAGAATTATTTACATTAACTTATTTTCAAGCAGGTTTGGTGCAGTTTGCATTTTTTGGTGCCTATTTTTTATTGTCTATTCCAGTAAGTTATATTTTATCTAAAATAGGATATAAAAAAGGAATTATTTTGGGGTTATCAACCATGGCTTTAGGGTGCTTATTGTTTTATCCAGCAGCTTCATATCGTGAGTTTGGTATTTTTATGTTGGCATATTTTATTTTGGCAGCAGGTATGACTGTTTTACAAGTTGCAGCCAATCCTTTTGTAGCTGTATTAGGTTCTGAAGACGGAGCATCTAGTCGTTTAAATCTTTCTCAAGCATTTAACTCTTTAGGTACTGCAGTAGCACCTGCGGTTGGTGCTTTGTTTATTTTAAGTGATGTTATAAAAACCAAAGATGAAATTGCGGAATTAGAAGGAGCTGCAAAAGAAGCTTACTTAACTACTGAAGCAGCAGCAGTGCAAACTCCTTTTTTAGGGTTGGCTGTTTTTATAGGAGTTATAGCAATCATTTTTCTGTTTGCAAAATTACCAAATATGATTTCAGAAACTTCTTCAGGAACATATCGAGAGGCTTTTAAAAACAAGAAATTAATGCAAGGAGTTTTAGGTCTCTTTTTTTATGTTGGGGCAGAAGTTGCTATTGGTAGTTACTTAGTAAACTATTTCTTAGACATGAATCTTGTATCGGTTATTAAAGAAAACGGATTTATGAGAACCATTGCAGAAGGCATTTTAAACTCTGGATTGGTAGAAAGAGATGACAAAGCAGTTGTAGGTGTTTTTGTAACATTTTATTGGTCTGGTGCAATGATTGGTAGGTTTGCAGGTGCATATCTTACCAGAATTATAAAACCAGGAAAAGTGTTGGCTATTTTTGCCACCATTTCTATTTCCTTAATTATTTTATCAGTGAGTACTGTTGGTTTGGTAAGTATGTGGAGTATTTTGGCAGTTGGTTTATTCAACTCTATTATGTTTCCAACCATTTTTACCTTAGCTATAGATGGTATAGGACACTTAAAACCAAAAGCATCAGGTTTATTATGTACTGCTATTGTTGGTGGGGCAATTATTCCTCCAATGTTTGGTTTCTTAACAGATTATATCGCATTTAAAAATGCATTATTGTTAATTATACTTTGTTATGCGTATATCGTTTGGTTTGGTTACAAAAACGGTAAAGCTCAAGTAGCGGTTGTATAG
- a CDS encoding family 10 glycosylhydrolase, giving the protein MKTKFTLFVWSIFLIVGCNQVQQEKEVKSSDISAKKVDEFTFGTWITSNKEKTNETYKSEFKKYKAGGIDEILINTGTDPKELERLVPIAKEEGLNVHAWIMAVNRPGDTVALKHPEWYMVSRDGKSCFDTRPYVGYYQWLCPTRTESRNHILGLVEDLAKVEGIESVHLDYIRFPDIFLPIGLLPKYDLVQDTEMAEYDFCYCDECINAFEKIHHKNPRESKNTAIDMEWKNFRLNAIKSIVDDAYKLVHQYNKKLTAAVFPYPEMADHMVRQRWDKWNIDEVYPMIYHGFYNEEIDWIGYATKQSVADVESENIAVNTGIYIPPFTSSAELKQAIILAKENGAKGVTFFDGPQLTDEYLKAIKETKDSFK; this is encoded by the coding sequence ATGAAGACAAAATTCACATTATTTGTTTGGTCTATTTTTTTAATAGTAGGCTGTAATCAAGTGCAACAAGAAAAAGAAGTGAAATCTTCTGATATTTCAGCAAAGAAAGTTGATGAATTTACTTTTGGTACTTGGATAACTTCTAATAAAGAGAAAACAAATGAGACTTATAAGTCTGAATTTAAAAAATATAAAGCTGGCGGAATTGATGAAATTTTAATTAATACAGGAACAGATCCTAAAGAATTAGAACGTTTAGTTCCTATAGCAAAGGAAGAGGGTTTAAATGTACATGCGTGGATTATGGCTGTAAATCGTCCAGGAGATACGGTTGCATTAAAACATCCAGAATGGTATATGGTAAGTAGAGATGGTAAATCTTGCTTTGATACAAGACCGTATGTTGGGTATTATCAATGGCTGTGTCCTACAAGAACTGAATCTAGAAATCATATTTTAGGCTTGGTAGAAGATTTGGCAAAAGTAGAAGGAATTGAAAGTGTACATTTAGATTATATCCGTTTTCCAGATATTTTTTTACCTATTGGATTACTTCCTAAATACGACTTAGTACAAGATACAGAAATGGCAGAATATGATTTTTGTTATTGTGATGAATGTATCAATGCTTTTGAGAAAATTCACCATAAAAATCCAAGAGAAAGTAAAAATACAGCCATTGATATGGAGTGGAAAAACTTCCGGTTAAATGCTATAAAATCCATTGTAGATGATGCGTATAAGCTAGTACATCAGTACAATAAAAAATTAACAGCAGCAGTATTTCCGTATCCAGAAATGGCAGACCACATGGTACGTCAGCGTTGGGATAAATGGAATATTGATGAGGTATACCCAATGATTTACCATGGTTTTTATAATGAAGAAATAGATTGGATTGGTTATGCTACCAAACAGAGTGTTGCTGATGTAGAATCAGAAAATATTGCAGTTAATACGGGTATTTATATTCCACCATTCACATCATCAGCAGAACTAAAACAAGCAATTATTTTAGCAAAAGAAAATGGAGCAAAAGGGGTTACCTTTTTTGATGGTCCACAGTTAACTGATGAGTACTTAAAAGCTATTAAAGAAACCAAAGATAGTTTTAAATAG
- a CDS encoding glycoside hydrolase family 18 protein — MKFIKYIFLLPLFFGCNKTAEKQNSVPQEKQNENYKIIGYAAGYEDYDFSKIDATKLTHINFAFANIVDGKAKFELETDKAKIATLISLKKQNPTLKVLYSVGGWVWSDQFSTMAAFDNSRIKFAESCVNLLIEHGFDGVDLDWEYPGQRGEDNPFRPSDKDNFTLLLAEIRKALDDEGKKNNSHYLLTIATGSDDTYIEQTDLGEAHKYLDFINVMCYDFYQGWYYQTGHHANLYPSERDADNVNSGVDAMERHLEAGVPADKLVMGIPFYGRQWKKVSSTEDGLNEHSQEGGYIVSYKELKERIAKGKYKEMYDESAKASYLWSESDSTFVSWETSKDIQLKTAFIKENGFGGAMFWEYSLDKDQELLNTLFKGLK; from the coding sequence ATGAAGTTTATAAAATACATATTCCTTTTGCCGTTGTTTTTTGGATGTAATAAAACTGCAGAAAAACAAAATAGTGTACCGCAAGAAAAGCAAAATGAAAATTATAAAATAATTGGTTACGCAGCAGGTTATGAAGACTATGATTTCTCTAAAATTGATGCAACTAAATTAACACACATCAATTTTGCATTTGCAAATATTGTAGATGGTAAAGCAAAATTTGAGTTAGAGACAGATAAAGCAAAAATTGCGACGTTGATATCCTTAAAAAAACAAAATCCAACTTTAAAAGTATTGTATTCTGTTGGCGGTTGGGTTTGGTCAGATCAATTTTCTACGATGGCAGCTTTTGATAACTCTCGAATAAAGTTTGCCGAAAGTTGTGTAAACTTATTAATAGAACATGGCTTTGATGGAGTAGATTTGGATTGGGAATATCCAGGTCAACGTGGAGAAGATAACCCTTTTCGTCCTTCAGATAAAGACAATTTTACCTTGCTTTTAGCAGAGATTCGAAAAGCTTTAGATGATGAAGGGAAGAAGAATAATTCCCATTATTTGTTAACCATTGCTACTGGATCTGACGACACTTACATAGAACAAACTGATTTGGGTGAAGCACATAAATACCTCGATTTTATAAATGTAATGTGTTACGATTTTTATCAAGGTTGGTATTATCAAACGGGGCATCATGCAAATTTATATCCTTCAGAAAGAGATGCAGACAATGTAAATAGCGGAGTAGATGCTATGGAAAGACATTTGGAAGCTGGTGTGCCAGCAGATAAATTAGTGATGGGGATTCCTTTTTACGGAAGACAATGGAAAAAGGTGAGCTCTACAGAAGATGGTTTAAATGAGCATTCTCAAGAAGGGGGTTATATTGTGTCTTACAAAGAACTTAAAGAAAGAATTGCTAAAGGAAAATATAAAGAAATGTACGATGAATCTGCAAAAGCTTCCTATTTATGGAGTGAAAGCGATAGTACATTTGTTTCTTGGGAAACGTCTAAAGATATTCAATTAAAAACAGCATTTATAAAGGAAAATGGTTTTGGTGGAGCGATGTTCTGGGAATATAGTTTAGATAAAGATCAAGAGTTATTAAACACACTTTTTAAAGGATTAAAATAA
- a CDS encoding carbohydrate-binding family 9-like protein: MSLKLKYLASLFCLISMTSYAQEIKTIIPENYIAYHSSESITIDGNENDVSWSKVDWSDPFIDIQGIKKPTYKTQIKMLWDDTYFYILAKMEEPHVWADITEHDAIIFHNNDFEVFVDPDGDTHNYYEIEVNAINTIWDLFITKPYREQNNVVLNDWTATGMKTAITIDGTLNNPNDTDKGWTLEMAIPWSIYKKSYFEKNVPKDQFWRVNFSRVNWDYQITDGKYERKKDAYGKHLPEYNWVWSPQGVINMHEPEKWGYVYFSSKEVGEKDTFEVSNDEKIKWELYKLYRAQKKYFETNKTWSTSIKKIASSAIIVDGKTIKPTLINHRFGWTIFVKSPFSNKLMTIKEDGTFVKK; the protein is encoded by the coding sequence ATGAGTTTAAAATTAAAATATTTAGCATCTTTATTTTGTTTGATTTCGATGACATCTTATGCCCAAGAAATAAAGACCATTATACCAGAAAACTATATTGCGTATCATAGCTCTGAATCAATTACTATTGATGGAAATGAAAATGACGTTTCTTGGAGCAAAGTAGACTGGTCAGATCCTTTTATAGATATTCAAGGAATAAAAAAGCCAACCTATAAAACCCAGATTAAAATGCTTTGGGACGATACGTATTTTTACATTTTAGCAAAAATGGAAGAGCCGCACGTTTGGGCAGATATTACAGAACATGATGCTATTATTTTTCATAATAACGATTTTGAAGTTTTTGTTGATCCAGATGGAGACACACATAATTATTATGAAATAGAAGTAAATGCAATCAATACCATTTGGGATTTATTTATTACAAAACCCTATAGAGAACAAAATAATGTTGTTTTAAATGATTGGACCGCAACCGGAATGAAAACTGCCATTACCATTGATGGTACTTTAAATAACCCAAATGATACAGACAAAGGTTGGACTCTTGAAATGGCAATTCCTTGGAGTATTTATAAGAAATCTTATTTTGAAAAAAATGTTCCTAAAGATCAGTTTTGGCGTGTGAATTTTTCTAGAGTAAATTGGGATTACCAAATTACAGATGGTAAATATGAACGTAAAAAAGATGCGTACGGTAAGCATCTTCCAGAATACAATTGGGTTTGGTCTCCACAAGGAGTCATTAATATGCACGAACCAGAAAAGTGGGGCTATGTTTATTTTTCATCTAAAGAAGTTGGTGAAAAAGATACGTTTGAAGTTTCTAATGATGAAAAAATTAAATGGGAATTGTATAAGTTGTACCGTGCTCAAAAAAAATATTTTGAAACAAATAAAACATGGTCAACTTCTATTAAAAAAATAGCTTCCTCTGCAATAATTGTAGATGGAAAAACAATAAAACCAACGCTTATTAATCATCGTTTTGGTTGGACTATTTTTGTAAAGAGTCCATTTTCAAATAAATTGATGACGATAAAAGAAGATGGTACTTTTGTAAAAAAATAA
- a CDS encoding glycoside hydrolase family 130 protein, which produces MKSIPWQDKPEGCNDVVWRYSENPVINRYDIPSSNSIFNSAVVPFKDGFAGVFRCDNKAVQMNIFAGFSKNGIDWDINHEPIEMQAGNTEMIESDYKYDPRVVFIEDRYWITWCNGYNGPTIGIGYTFDFKEFFQCENAFLPFNRNGVLFPQKINGKYAMLSRPSDNGHTPFGDIYISYSPDMKYWGEHRCVMKATPFEDSAWQCTKIGAGPIPILTEEGWLMIYHGVINTCNGFRYAMGSALLDENEPDKVKYRTQPYLLGPAESYETTGDVPNVVFPCAALHDVEEDKLAIYYGAADTVVAMAFGKLSEVIQYTKEHSL; this is translated from the coding sequence ATGAAATCAATTCCTTGGCAAGATAAACCAGAAGGTTGTAATGATGTAGTTTGGAGATATTCGGAAAACCCTGTGATAAACAGGTATGACATTCCATCTTCTAACAGTATTTTTAACAGTGCTGTTGTTCCTTTTAAAGATGGTTTTGCAGGTGTTTTTAGATGTGATAACAAAGCAGTACAAATGAATATTTTTGCTGGTTTTAGTAAAAACGGAATTGATTGGGATATCAATCATGAACCAATTGAAATGCAAGCAGGAAATACCGAAATGATAGAGTCTGATTATAAATACGACCCACGTGTGGTATTTATTGAAGATAGATACTGGATTACTTGGTGTAATGGTTATAACGGGCCAACAATTGGAATTGGGTATACCTTCGATTTTAAAGAATTTTTTCAATGTGAAAATGCTTTTTTACCTTTTAATAGAAACGGTGTTTTATTTCCGCAGAAAATAAATGGTAAATATGCAATGTTAAGTCGCCCAAGTGATAATGGACATACTCCGTTTGGTGATATTTACATTAGCTACAGTCCAGATATGAAATATTGGGGAGAACATCGTTGTGTAATGAAAGCAACACCTTTTGAAGATAGTGCGTGGCAATGTACCAAAATTGGTGCAGGTCCAATTCCTATTTTAACAGAAGAAGGTTGGTTAATGATTTATCACGGAGTAATAAATACGTGCAATGGGTTCCGTTATGCAATGGGATCGGCCCTTTTAGATGAAAATGAACCAGACAAAGTTAAATATAGAACGCAACCTTATTTATTAGGACCAGCAGAATCATATGAAACTACTGGAGATGTGCCTAATGTTGTGTTTCCTTGTGCTGCGTTGCACGATGTAGAAGAAGATAAATTAGCTATTTATTATGGTGCTGCTGATACAGTGGTAGCAATGGCTTTTGGTAAATTGAGTGAAGTTATTCAATATACAAAAGAACATAGTTTATAA
- a CDS encoding sodium:solute symporter family protein produces the protein MNIIDISIIAIYIILTLAVGIWISKRASKGLDSYFLGGKSIKWYYLGLSNGSGMFDISGTALMVGWLFLYGTKSFMLMWLWPIWNQIFIMMFLAVWIRRSNIMTGSEWILTRFGDDKAGRASHKIVALFAVVAAIGFIAYFFEGVGKFMTVILPWDMTFIIGASEILTSEQSYALIIIILTTIYTIKGGMFSVVATEVLQYGIMVIAGVLVAGYTFIAFSDIEITSVITEEWKNVFFGWELDTHWDSKYQKFNDLVDSEGYKMFGALIGMSLFKGFFASIAGPTPSFDMQRILSTKTVKEAAYMSGFTNLVLFIPRYLLIGGVVVIALVVLAPQMAANPNFVGGDLEILLPQVINFHVPVGIKGLLLAGLLAAFMSTFSAFVNAGPAYIVNDIYKKYFKPEATDDHYIKASHLASFAVVGLGVFMGFFADSINSLTLWITSSLFGGYVAANFLKWIWWRFNGWGYFWGMLSGLIIASLQFLLDQNKAHFTEGSLLYDLSNVSAIYLFPVIFGFSLLGSFLGTFLTKPTDIKVLKAFYTNVHPWGFWKPVLKELKKENHKIEKNSEFWLDMLNCAIGIVWQSSMIVLPIYFLIRDYPKAFISLGVFLVTSIILKFTWLDKVRKIPN, from the coding sequence ATGAATATAATAGATATTTCAATTATAGCAATTTACATTATTCTAACACTGGCTGTTGGAATTTGGATTTCCAAAAGAGCATCTAAAGGATTAGATTCTTATTTTTTAGGAGGTAAATCTATAAAATGGTACTATTTAGGGTTAAGTAATGGCTCTGGAATGTTCGATATTTCTGGAACAGCCTTAATGGTAGGTTGGCTTTTTCTATATGGAACAAAGAGTTTTATGTTGATGTGGCTTTGGCCGATATGGAATCAGATTTTTATTATGATGTTCCTAGCCGTTTGGATTAGACGCTCTAATATTATGACGGGGTCTGAATGGATTTTAACACGTTTTGGTGATGATAAAGCAGGACGGGCATCTCATAAAATTGTAGCACTGTTTGCTGTGGTTGCTGCCATTGGTTTTATTGCCTACTTTTTTGAAGGTGTAGGTAAGTTTATGACCGTTATTTTACCTTGGGATATGACTTTTATAATAGGTGCTTCAGAAATTTTAACTTCAGAGCAATCTTATGCACTAATTATAATTATTCTAACTACTATTTATACAATAAAAGGAGGGATGTTTTCTGTAGTGGCAACAGAGGTTTTACAATACGGAATAATGGTTATTGCGGGTGTTTTGGTTGCAGGCTATACTTTTATTGCTTTTAGTGATATAGAAATTACAAGTGTAATTACAGAAGAGTGGAAAAACGTTTTCTTCGGATGGGAGTTAGATACACATTGGGATTCTAAGTATCAAAAATTTAATGATTTGGTAGATTCCGAAGGGTATAAAATGTTTGGAGCTTTAATTGGTATGAGTCTTTTTAAAGGATTCTTCGCAAGTATTGCTGGTCCAACACCAAGTTTCGATATGCAACGTATTTTATCAACAAAAACAGTAAAAGAAGCTGCTTACATGAGTGGTTTTACAAATTTGGTATTGTTTATTCCGCGCTATTTATTAATTGGAGGTGTTGTAGTTATTGCGTTGGTAGTTTTAGCACCCCAAATGGCAGCTAATCCCAATTTTGTAGGTGGAGATTTAGAAATTTTACTACCACAAGTAATTAATTTTCACGTTCCTGTAGGTATTAAAGGATTGCTTTTAGCAGGTCTTTTAGCTGCTTTTATGTCTACCTTTTCCGCATTTGTAAACGCAGGTCCTGCATATATTGTTAACGATATTTATAAAAAATATTTTAAACCAGAAGCAACGGATGATCACTATATTAAAGCGAGTCATTTGGCTTCTTTTGCAGTGGTAGGATTGGGTGTTTTTATGGGCTTTTTTGCAGATTCTATTAACTCACTAACTTTATGGATTACAAGTTCTTTATTTGGTGGTTATGTAGCAGCTAATTTTTTAAAATGGATTTGGTGGCGATTTAACGGATGGGGATACTTTTGGGGAATGTTATCTGGTTTAATTATTGCCAGTTTGCAATTTTTATTAGATCAAAATAAAGCACATTTTACAGAAGGCTCACTTTTATATGACTTGTCTAATGTTTCTGCTATTTACTTATTCCCAGTCATATTTGGTTTTTCATTACTTGGTTCATTTTTAGGAACCTTTTTAACGAAACCTACAGATATAAAGGTTTTAAAAGCATTCTATACAAATGTACATCCTTGGGGATTTTGGAAACCGGTATTAAAAGAATTAAAGAAAGAGAATCATAAAATTGAGAAAAATTCCGAATTTTGGTTAGATATGTTAAACTGTGCAATTGGTATTGTTTGGCAATCTAGTATGATTGTATTGCCAATCTATTTTCTAATAAGAGATTACCCGAAAGCGTTTATTTCTTTAGGTGTATTTTTGGTAACTTCTATTATTTTGAAGTTTACATGGCTAGATAAAGTGAGAAAAATTCCGAATTAA
- a CDS encoding GH92 family glycosyl hydrolase encodes MKKKHLIILCSILMVSCSKNSETINNTQEESSISFVDPFIGTGGHGHTYPGATVPFGMLQVSPVNGISEWDWCSGYHYSDDVLVGFSHLSLSGTGIGDLADIIFMPVNKDVDLTISPQSRDSISYKSSYSHKNEKASPGYYQVFLEDHDVNVELTTSKRTANHKYSFKKGDKNSVVIDLGFAINWDRPLETSLNIEDEFTISGTRFSKGWANNQKVFFVAKFSKPMVSHKLYADGNLTAEKSAKSKKTSTQLFFDTDDKNELQVKVALSSVSIENAKDNLDTSDFNFEGVKTSAENSWEKALSSFNVETKTDSLKTIFYTALYHAQLAPVTFSDKNGQFRLENDSIVTAENYTAYSTLSLWDTFRAEHPLLTLIAPDKASDMINSMLAYYEPKKILPVWTLYGNETNTMTGYHSIPVIVDAYRKGIRGFDAEKAYEAMKNTMLQDERGLNHYKKYGYIPYNLIDESVTISLEYAYDDWCVAEMAKMLGKEEDYQFFLNRSKAYQHLFDKESGFMRGKSQDGKSWNEPFDPKHSNHREQTDYTEGNAWQHSWFVPHAVDNLIEIHGGNKVFTNRLEQLFTESSEITGDNVSADITGLIGQYAHGNEPSHHIAYMFNHAAQPWRTQFWARTIMDTQYNTTPNGLSGNEDCGQMSAWYVLSSMGIYPMNPASGEYEIGTPIFEKATMNLPNGKTFTIEAENVSDKNFYIQSATFNGEVFNKTAISHDAILEGGSLLFVMGAKPNKNWGVTGKQQ; translated from the coding sequence ATGAAAAAAAAACACCTAATTATTCTTTGTTCTATTTTAATGGTAAGCTGCTCTAAAAATTCAGAAACCATAAATAATACTCAAGAAGAATCTTCAATAAGCTTTGTAGATCCTTTTATAGGTACTGGAGGACATGGTCATACGTATCCTGGCGCAACTGTGCCTTTTGGTATGTTGCAGGTAAGTCCGGTAAACGGTATTAGTGAGTGGGACTGGTGTTCTGGTTATCATTATTCAGACGATGTTCTGGTTGGTTTTAGTCACTTAAGTTTAAGCGGAACAGGTATTGGAGATTTGGCCGATATTATTTTTATGCCGGTAAATAAAGACGTAGATTTAACTATAAGCCCACAGTCTAGAGATAGCATTTCTTATAAATCTTCTTACAGTCATAAAAATGAGAAGGCATCTCCTGGATATTATCAAGTTTTTTTAGAAGATCATGATGTTAATGTCGAATTAACAACCTCTAAAAGAACAGCAAATCATAAATATTCATTTAAAAAAGGGGATAAAAATTCTGTTGTCATCGATTTAGGCTTTGCTATTAATTGGGACAGACCTTTGGAAACTTCTTTAAATATTGAAGACGAGTTCACTATAAGTGGAACTAGATTTAGTAAAGGTTGGGCTAACAATCAAAAAGTATTTTTTGTCGCTAAATTTTCAAAACCAATGGTCAGTCATAAGTTATATGCTGATGGTAATTTAACAGCTGAAAAATCAGCAAAAAGCAAAAAAACATCCACACAATTATTTTTTGATACAGATGATAAAAATGAATTGCAAGTAAAAGTAGCACTTTCATCAGTTAGTATAGAAAATGCAAAAGACAATTTAGATACTTCTGATTTTAATTTTGAAGGCGTAAAAACTTCTGCAGAGAACTCTTGGGAGAAAGCATTGTCTAGTTTTAATGTAGAAACAAAAACAGACTCTTTAAAAACTATTTTTTATACCGCATTGTATCATGCACAGCTAGCTCCTGTTACGTTTAGTGATAAAAACGGACAGTTTAGATTAGAGAATGATAGTATTGTAACTGCAGAAAATTACACGGCATATTCTACTTTATCTCTTTGGGATACTTTTAGGGCAGAACACCCTTTATTAACCTTGATTGCTCCAGATAAAGCATCGGATATGATTAACTCTATGTTGGCATATTACGAGCCTAAAAAAATATTACCAGTTTGGACTTTGTATGGAAACGAAACAAATACAATGACGGGCTATCATTCCATACCTGTAATTGTAGATGCGTATAGAAAAGGTATTCGTGGTTTTGATGCGGAAAAAGCATACGAAGCAATGAAAAACACCATGCTGCAAGACGAACGTGGCTTAAATCATTATAAAAAATACGGATATATTCCTTATAATCTAATAGATGAATCTGTAACGATTTCTTTAGAATATGCTTATGATGATTGGTGTGTTGCAGAAATGGCAAAAATGTTAGGAAAGGAAGAAGATTATCAATTTTTCTTAAATCGATCTAAAGCGTATCAACATTTATTTGACAAAGAAAGTGGTTTCATGCGTGGGAAATCTCAAGACGGAAAATCGTGGAACGAACCTTTCGATCCAAAACATTCTAACCACAGAGAGCAGACAGATTATACTGAAGGAAATGCTTGGCAACACAGTTGGTTTGTACCTCATGCAGTAGATAATTTAATAGAAATTCATGGTGGTAATAAAGTTTTCACAAATCGTTTAGAGCAATTATTTACAGAAAGCTCAGAAATTACTGGTGATAATGTTTCTGCAGATATTACGGGGCTTATCGGTCAATATGCACATGGTAATGAACCGAGTCACCACATTGCGTATATGTTTAATCATGCAGCACAACCTTGGCGCACTCAGTTTTGGGCACGTACTATTATGGATACGCAATATAATACAACACCAAACGGATTGAGTGGTAATGAAGATTGTGGGCAAATGAGTGCTTGGTATGTGTTGAGTTCTATGGGAATATACCCTATGAATCCGGCTTCTGGAGAATATGAAATTGGAACTCCAATTTTTGAAAAAGCAACGATGAATCTTCCTAATGGTAAAACATTTACTATTGAAGCAGAAAATGTATCTGACAAAAATTTCTATATTCAATCGGCAACTTTTAATGGCGAAGTTTTTAATAAAACAGCTATTTCACACGATGCTATTTTAGAAGGAGGGAGCTTGCTTTTTGTAATGGGGGCTAAACCTAATAAAAATTGGGGAGTAACAGGTAAGCAACAATAA
- a CDS encoding sensor histidine kinase: MVVTKFNLTYFLISNEVWPEGPEPINSLSLNYVLDMMIGEVYVITFVTAIKVTLDFLEKQKLVADLEKTQLETELLFLKAQVSPHFFFNTLNNIHSLALEKSEKTSKIILRLSELMRYLLYETKSKRQSLINEIQCIQNYLDLEKIRHDELLQINMSISGDIQDKEISPILLLTFVENAFKHGVNKNIGVKKIDIDFTIKEDFLYFTITNPLPAVSENKSTFEHSSGIGLENVKKRLTLGYNKNDYKLTINTNDKFTVELKIKVT, translated from the coding sequence ATGGTGGTCACAAAATTTAATTTAACTTATTTTTTAATAAGTAATGAAGTTTGGCCAGAAGGCCCTGAGCCTATTAATTCGCTGTCATTAAATTACGTTTTAGACATGATGATAGGAGAAGTATATGTGATAACTTTTGTTACAGCCATTAAGGTTACTTTAGATTTTTTAGAGAAGCAAAAACTCGTTGCAGATCTTGAAAAAACACAATTAGAAACAGAATTATTGTTTTTAAAAGCGCAAGTATCTCCTCACTTTTTTTTTAATACACTTAACAATATTCATTCTCTTGCATTAGAAAAGTCAGAAAAAACATCCAAAATAATTTTAAGACTTTCCGAGCTCATGCGCTACTTACTTTATGAAACAAAATCTAAGCGACAATCTTTAATCAATGAGATACAATGCATTCAGAATTATTTAGATTTAGAAAAAATTAGACATGATGAATTGTTACAAATTAACATGTCTATTTCCGGAGATATTCAAGACAAAGAAATTTCTCCTATTTTACTACTTACTTTTGTAGAAAATGCTTTTAAACATGGTGTTAATAAAAACATAGGTGTTAAAAAGATTGATATTGACTTTACTATAAAAGAAGACTTCCTCTATTTTACAATTACCAACCCACTACCTGCAGTATCAGAAAATAAAAGTACTTTTGAACATTCCAGTGGTATAGGTTTAGAGAATGTAAAAAAAAGGTTAACTTTAGGCTATAATAAAAACGACTATAAACTAACTATAAATACTAATGATAAGTTTACTGTAGAGCTAAAAATTAAAGTAACTTAA